In Kushneria marisflavi, the following are encoded in one genomic region:
- a CDS encoding cation diffusion facilitator family transporter, which produces MKLAWGSLLVGFAVLGLKTLAYALTGSVALLSDALESMVNVVTAVAALIAIRVAAMPADDNHPYGHHKAEFFSAVLEGVMIIIAALLILREAFTGIMDPQPLELPLMGIVISLVATLINAVWSRALIRVGRRERSPALVADGRHLFTDVVTSAGVVVGVVLAMTTGWWILDPLVAIIVAINILWSGAKVIRESLSGLMDEAVPPDTLELIHHVIAVTGEGAVEAHDVRTRHAGRATFVDFHLVVPGETTVFHAHEICDRIEAGLRQALGEVRITIHVEPEHKAEHKAADIVFD; this is translated from the coding sequence ATGAAACTTGCATGGGGCAGCCTGCTGGTGGGCTTTGCCGTGCTCGGACTCAAGACTCTGGCCTATGCGCTGACCGGTTCGGTGGCCCTGCTGTCGGACGCGCTCGAGAGCATGGTCAACGTGGTGACGGCCGTGGCGGCGCTGATCGCCATTCGGGTGGCCGCCATGCCGGCCGACGACAACCACCCCTACGGCCATCACAAGGCGGAATTCTTCAGCGCTGTGCTGGAAGGCGTGATGATCATCATCGCCGCCCTTTTGATCCTGCGCGAGGCCTTCACCGGCATCATGGACCCGCAGCCGCTTGAGCTGCCGCTGATGGGCATTGTCATCAGTCTGGTCGCCACCCTGATCAATGCCGTCTGGTCGCGCGCGCTGATTCGCGTCGGCCGGCGCGAGCGCTCGCCGGCGCTGGTGGCTGATGGCCGACACCTCTTTACCGATGTGGTGACCTCGGCCGGCGTTGTCGTGGGGGTGGTGCTGGCCATGACGACCGGCTGGTGGATACTCGACCCGCTGGTAGCGATCATCGTGGCCATTAACATTCTCTGGTCGGGCGCCAAGGTGATCCGTGAATCCTTGAGCGGATTAATGGATGAAGCCGTCCCACCCGATACCCTGGAGCTGATTCACCACGTCATCGCCGTGACCGGGGAGGGCGCCGTCGAGGCGCACGACGTGCGCACCCGCCATGCCGGGCGCGCCACGTTTGTTGATTTTCACCTCGTGGTCCCCGGCGAGACCACGGTGTTTCATGCTCATGAGATCTGTGACCGTATCGAGGCCGGGCTTCGCCAGGCGCTGGGCGAGGTGCGCATCACCATCCACGTCGAGCCTGAGCACAAGGCCGAGCACAAGGCCGCCGACATTGTTTTCGACTGA
- a CDS encoding PhzF family phenazine biosynthesis protein: MPLDSVIDPRESVLDYMLLDVFTDQPFQGNPLAVFPEAGALNARAMQRMARELNLSETAFMTATAMPGVFDVRIFTPHQELPFAGHPTIGAAWLLREIGWHDDQTPLILREPAGEVPIRFDGAHAWLSAPNPLSVAPSPLSRQDAAALLGLASEALVEAPLIGSTCSSPFHLIRLSSTAALAEVHANPALLPETLKGEHGANVYLYVEEGAGRIRTRKLRITDQVVEDPATGSAAAPLAGYLAQQSSETGTLEYTIEQGIEMGRPSRIAVLVEKTDRQITAIHVGGTAVVIGEGRLRL; the protein is encoded by the coding sequence ATGCCGCTTGATAGCGTGATCGATCCGCGGGAATCCGTTCTCGACTATATGTTGCTGGATGTGTTCACCGACCAGCCCTTTCAGGGCAATCCGCTGGCCGTGTTTCCCGAAGCCGGCGCCCTGAATGCGCGTGCCATGCAGCGCATGGCACGCGAGCTCAATCTGTCGGAGACGGCGTTCATGACCGCAACCGCCATGCCGGGGGTATTTGACGTGCGCATCTTTACGCCGCATCAGGAGCTGCCCTTTGCAGGTCATCCCACCATCGGTGCGGCGTGGCTGTTGCGCGAGATCGGCTGGCATGACGATCAGACGCCGCTGATCCTGCGCGAGCCAGCCGGTGAGGTGCCCATTCGCTTTGACGGTGCGCATGCCTGGCTCAGTGCGCCCAACCCTCTGAGCGTAGCCCCGAGCCCGCTGTCGCGTCAGGACGCCGCAGCCCTTCTGGGGCTGGCATCGGAGGCGCTGGTTGAAGCGCCGTTGATCGGCTCGACCTGCAGTTCGCCCTTTCATCTGATCAGACTGTCCAGCACTGCCGCCCTGGCCGAGGTTCACGCCAACCCTGCCCTGCTGCCGGAAACCCTGAAGGGCGAGCACGGCGCCAATGTCTATCTCTACGTCGAGGAAGGGGCAGGCCGCATCAGAACACGCAAGCTGCGCATTACGGATCAGGTAGTGGAGGACCCGGCCACCGGCAGCGCGGCCGCACCGCTGGCGGGTTATCTGGCACAGCAGTCATCAGAGACCGGGACGCTGGAATATACGATCGAGCAGGGAATCGAGATGGGCCGCCCCAGCCGTATCGCGGTACTGGTCGAAAAAACCGACCGGCAGATCACGGCCATTCACGTGGGCGGAACGGCCGTGGTCATTGGCGAAGGGCGGCTTCGCCTCTAG
- a CDS encoding ABC transporter ATP-binding protein, giving the protein MALRRLLLDFLATHRRAYLLAITALLAVGLLNMALPWWAGRIIDDLNEGRIGMPGLWRSAAVLVAVALAMYGLRYVWRMLLFGASYQLGVALRDRFYEKLTRLDPGFFQQRRSGDLLARSTQDIDAVEVAAGEGVLSSVDGALTLALVLSMMMFVIDAPLALIALIPFPFMAWGFYRVASRVQGYFGQSLECFSALNDRTQEAIAGLRLLRQHSMIEDEIEDFDRRAEAHARANYQVQRMEARYDPVVFMALGSATLATIVAGSWRYLDGAITLGELTSFTLYLVQLIWPMFALGWCLNILQRGEAAARRLTEFFHERETISDEGTQTRVSSPALHINIETFTYPLANTPALFDLDITIAPGDSVGIVGATGSGKSTLIRLLLRQYPLTHGTLTLGEQALSDYQLDALRAMYAYVPQDPYLFAATLGENVALGVPHASDEEIRAALSAAAFGPDLERLPDGLETRIGERGVTLSGGQRQRVALARALLSPAPILLLDDTLSAVDQTTEQQLLTTLEAERERTCLIVSHRLSAVRHADHIVVLDQGRAVEQGRHEALLAQDGHYARLWQEQQMRATKTPS; this is encoded by the coding sequence ATGGCGCTACGCCGACTGCTGCTTGATTTTCTGGCGACTCATCGCCGTGCCTATCTGCTGGCCATTACGGCACTGCTGGCGGTGGGCCTGCTTAACATGGCCCTGCCCTGGTGGGCCGGACGCATCATTGATGACCTCAATGAGGGACGCATCGGCATGCCCGGGCTCTGGCGCAGTGCCGCCGTACTGGTGGCGGTGGCACTGGCCATGTATGGCCTGCGTTATGTGTGGCGCATGCTGCTCTTTGGCGCCTCCTATCAGCTGGGCGTGGCCCTGCGTGACCGCTTCTATGAAAAGCTGACCCGGCTGGACCCGGGCTTTTTCCAGCAGCGGCGCAGTGGTGATCTGCTGGCACGCTCGACGCAGGACATCGATGCCGTAGAAGTGGCTGCCGGTGAAGGGGTGCTTTCCAGTGTCGACGGCGCGCTGACGCTTGCACTGGTGCTGTCGATGATGATGTTCGTGATCGACGCCCCGCTGGCGCTGATCGCGCTGATTCCCTTCCCCTTCATGGCCTGGGGCTTTTATCGGGTGGCCAGCCGGGTGCAGGGCTATTTCGGCCAGTCGCTTGAATGTTTTTCCGCGCTCAACGACCGCACCCAGGAAGCGATTGCCGGACTGCGGCTGCTGCGCCAGCACTCGATGATCGAAGACGAGATTGAAGACTTTGACCGACGAGCCGAGGCACACGCCCGGGCCAACTATCAGGTGCAGCGCATGGAGGCACGCTACGACCCGGTGGTGTTTATGGCGCTGGGCAGCGCGACGCTGGCCACCATCGTTGCCGGCAGCTGGCGCTATCTGGACGGAGCGATCACGCTGGGCGAACTGACCAGCTTTACGCTGTATCTGGTCCAGCTGATCTGGCCGATGTTCGCACTGGGCTGGTGTCTCAATATCCTTCAGCGCGGCGAGGCGGCGGCGAGGCGGCTGACCGAATTCTTCCATGAGCGCGAAACCATCAGCGATGAAGGTACGCAGACCCGGGTCTCCTCTCCCGCGCTTCACATCAATATCGAGACCTTTACCTATCCGCTGGCGAACACGCCGGCGCTTTTTGATCTGGATATCACCATTGCCCCGGGCGACAGTGTCGGGATCGTCGGCGCTACCGGCAGCGGCAAATCGACCCTGATCCGTCTGCTGCTGCGCCAGTATCCGCTGACACATGGCACACTTACCCTGGGCGAGCAGGCCCTGAGTGACTATCAGCTCGACGCACTGCGCGCGATGTATGCCTATGTGCCCCAGGACCCGTACCTCTTTGCGGCAACGCTGGGGGAAAATGTGGCACTGGGCGTGCCCCACGCCAGCGACGAGGAGATTCGGGCCGCCCTGTCGGCAGCCGCCTTCGGGCCGGATCTGGAACGTCTGCCCGATGGGCTCGAGACTCGTATCGGCGAACGGGGCGTGACGCTCTCCGGCGGCCAGCGTCAGCGGGTGGCGCTGGCACGCGCCCTGCTCTCCCCGGCCCCCATCCTGCTGCTGGATGACACGCTCTCGGCGGTGGATCAGACCACCGAGCAGCAGCTTTTGACCACGCTGGAAGCGGAGCGCGAACGCACCTGTCTGATCGTGAGCCACAGGCTGTCGGCCGTGCGTCACGCCGATCATATCGTGGTGCTGGATCAGGGCCGCGCGGTCGAACAGGGGCGTCACGAGGCACTGCTGGCTCAAGACGGGCACTACGCCCGGCTGTGGCAGGAGCAGCAGATGCGCGCGACGAAGACGCCGTCATGA
- a CDS encoding lipoate--protein ligase family protein, producing the protein MVEDSRHGEYKVPGGKLLVADLTLDEGRLSSVRLSGDFFLEPDDALDAINQALTGASIALSTADLTERIQQALPEGTVMVGLSVPAIATVIRRALAGASDWREHTFGLIHRTPESPALHMALDEVLTREVAEGRRGPTLRVWEWDRPAVIIGSFQSLSNEVDMDAARALDIEVVRRISGGGAMFVEPGNTITWSLVVPETLVEGLSFVESYAFLDEWVIQALGDMGIRAWYVPINDITSEGGKLAGAAQKRLNGAVLHHVTMAYDIDAERMMKVLRIGREKLSDKGIASAGKRVDPLRSQTGLSRETIIERMAASFGERFTLTPDDVRPEELSAAQALAESKFQSETWLNRVP; encoded by the coding sequence ATGGTCGAAGACTCACGCCACGGCGAATACAAGGTCCCCGGCGGCAAGCTGCTGGTGGCCGACCTTACCCTCGACGAGGGACGGCTCTCCTCGGTGCGTTTGTCGGGAGACTTCTTCCTTGAGCCCGATGACGCTCTCGACGCCATCAATCAGGCCCTGACCGGCGCCAGCATCGCCCTGAGCACGGCTGATCTGACCGAACGGATACAGCAGGCGCTGCCGGAGGGCACCGTCATGGTGGGCCTGTCAGTTCCTGCCATAGCCACCGTCATTCGCCGGGCGCTGGCCGGGGCCTCCGACTGGCGCGAACATACCTTCGGCCTGATTCATCGCACACCGGAATCCCCCGCACTGCACATGGCCCTCGATGAAGTGCTGACGCGGGAAGTCGCCGAAGGCCGACGCGGGCCCACGCTGCGCGTCTGGGAGTGGGACCGGCCGGCCGTGATCATCGGCAGCTTTCAGTCGCTGTCCAACGAGGTCGACATGGACGCTGCCCGAGCGCTCGACATTGAGGTGGTGCGCCGCATCAGCGGGGGCGGGGCCATGTTTGTCGAGCCGGGCAACACCATCACCTGGTCGCTGGTCGTACCGGAAACGCTGGTCGAGGGGCTGTCATTCGTTGAAAGCTACGCCTTTCTCGACGAGTGGGTGATTCAGGCGCTGGGCGACATGGGCATCCGCGCCTGGTATGTGCCGATCAACGACATCACCTCCGAGGGCGGCAAACTGGCCGGTGCCGCGCAAAAGCGCCTGAACGGCGCGGTGCTGCATCATGTCACCATGGCCTATGACATCGATGCCGAGCGCATGATGAAGGTGCTGCGCATCGGCCGCGAGAAGCTTTCAGACAAGGGCATTGCCAGCGCCGGCAAGCGGGTCGATCCGCTGCGAAGTCAGACCGGCCTGTCACGCGAGACCATCATCGAGCGCATGGCGGCTTCCTTTGGCGAGCGTTTTACGCTGACCCCTGACGATGTGCGCCCCGAGGAACTGAGCGCCGCGCAGGCGCTGGCCGAGTCGAAGTTTCAAAGTGAAACGTGGCTGAACCGCGTGCCCTAG
- a CDS encoding MFS transporter: MVRHTHPLLVLLALATGGFAIGTTEFATMSLLPFIQHDMQIDPSTASHIISAYALGVVIGAPVITVLAARIDRKWLLLILMALFALGNGLSALASSYGSLVLFRFFSGLPHGAYFGLAALMAASVVTSGKRTRAVGMVMLGLTVATIVGVPMATWLGNAVGWRWGYWLVTFLALLTVVMIALFAPKTGVASERSAKGELRALKNGAVLLTLAIGAVGFGGMFSVYTYLTSTLDSITQMTSATIPLVLAVFGLGMTIGNIVVPRFADRALMPTAGGLLIWSAVALGAFPLVAGNPWLVSLDVFCIGIGGALGTILQTRLMDVAGEAQNMAAALNHVAFNMANALGPWLAGLALALGFGFRSTGVVGALLALGGLAIWSLARRHEKRARLA, from the coding sequence ATGGTTCGTCATACCCATCCCCTGCTTGTTCTTCTGGCACTGGCGACCGGTGGCTTTGCCATTGGCACGACCGAATTTGCCACCATGAGTCTGCTGCCCTTTATTCAGCACGACATGCAGATCGACCCGTCGACGGCCAGTCATATCATCAGCGCCTACGCGCTGGGGGTGGTGATCGGTGCGCCGGTCATTACGGTGCTGGCGGCGCGTATTGATCGCAAATGGCTGCTTTTGATTCTCATGGCCCTGTTTGCGCTCGGCAATGGCCTGAGCGCGCTGGCTTCAAGCTACGGCTCGCTGGTGCTGTTCCGGTTTTTCAGCGGTCTGCCGCACGGCGCCTACTTCGGACTGGCCGCACTGATGGCGGCGTCGGTCGTGACCAGCGGCAAGCGCACGCGCGCGGTGGGCATGGTGATGCTGGGGCTGACGGTGGCCACCATCGTTGGCGTGCCGATGGCCACCTGGCTGGGCAATGCCGTGGGCTGGCGCTGGGGCTACTGGCTGGTTACCTTTCTGGCCCTGTTGACGGTGGTCATGATCGCCCTGTTTGCGCCCAAAACGGGGGTGGCCAGCGAGCGCAGTGCGAAAGGAGAGCTGAGGGCGCTGAAAAACGGGGCCGTGCTGCTGACACTGGCCATTGGCGCCGTCGGGTTTGGCGGCATGTTCTCGGTATATACCTATCTGACCTCGACGCTGGACAGCATCACGCAGATGACGTCAGCCACCATTCCGCTGGTGCTGGCCGTTTTCGGTCTGGGCATGACCATCGGCAACATTGTCGTACCGCGCTTTGCCGATCGTGCGCTGATGCCTACGGCGGGCGGACTGCTGATCTGGAGCGCGGTGGCGCTTGGCGCCTTCCCGCTGGTGGCGGGCAACCCATGGCTGGTCAGCCTTGATGTCTTTTGTATCGGTATCGGTGGCGCGCTTGGCACCATCCTGCAGACCCGGCTGATGGATGTGGCCGGCGAGGCGCAGAACATGGCGGCGGCGCTTAATCACGTGGCCTTCAACATGGCCAATGCCCTTGGCCCCTGGCTTGCCGGCCTGGCACTGGCGCTGGGCTTTGGCTTTCGCTCAACCGGTGTCGTGGGCGCGCTGCTGGCGCTGGGGGGGCTTGCCATCTGGAGCCTGGCGCGACGCCATGAGAAGCGTGCGCGCCTGGCCTGA
- a CDS encoding paraquat-inducible protein A: MISERTITTLSEPSRPLRVCHECDLVSIVPPLACSESARCPRCQHELMTRKRAPAQHALALAIAAVVALVTSLAFPFISFSARGFERAISLTDAMTILSTGNYTVLAVVLWMVLLLLPMLYLGMVIILHGALLLGHRPPRGMLMLRTLRHIEHWMMADVFLIGVLVSLVKILSLASIGFGVSFWAFCLFVVLMLLISRSVDRDWLWSVMAPEPPPPEHARTGKTAQAQKLVGCPVCGTVNDYHHHRACYCRRCGEKLHMRRRHSVQKTLALLVVSVLLYIPAMVLPIMTVSSLNDTTTQTVIGGVLLLIDHGDYPIAAIIFLASVVIPVAKLLALFWLCIKVGRPQPWRPEVRMTLYRITEFIGRWSMIDVFVVALLAALVRLGLLMHVSAEPGIIAFGGVVILTMIAAMSFDPRLIWDAADHPDLENNDISTLSPQPVVAGKAQDTGQ, translated from the coding sequence CTGATTTCGGAGAGAACCATCACCACGTTATCTGAGCCTTCGCGGCCCCTGCGGGTCTGCCATGAATGCGATCTCGTCAGTATCGTGCCGCCGCTGGCGTGCTCGGAAAGCGCCCGCTGCCCGCGCTGCCAGCATGAGCTGATGACGCGAAAGCGTGCCCCGGCCCAGCATGCGCTGGCGCTGGCAATTGCCGCCGTGGTGGCCCTGGTCACCTCGCTGGCCTTTCCGTTCATCTCCTTTTCTGCCCGCGGGTTCGAGCGCGCCATCAGTCTGACCGATGCCATGACGATCCTGTCGACCGGCAACTACACCGTGCTGGCCGTGGTGCTGTGGATGGTGCTGTTGCTGCTGCCGATGCTCTATCTGGGCATGGTGATCATCCTCCATGGTGCCCTGTTGCTGGGCCATCGCCCGCCTCGTGGCATGCTGATGCTGCGCACCCTGCGCCACATTGAACACTGGATGATGGCGGATGTGTTCCTGATCGGCGTGCTGGTCAGCCTGGTCAAGATCCTGTCACTGGCCAGCATCGGCTTTGGCGTTTCCTTCTGGGCCTTTTGCCTGTTCGTGGTCCTGATGCTACTGATCTCGCGCAGCGTGGATCGCGACTGGCTCTGGAGTGTCATGGCCCCGGAGCCGCCACCGCCGGAACATGCGCGCACCGGAAAAACCGCGCAGGCACAGAAGCTGGTGGGATGCCCGGTCTGTGGCACGGTCAACGACTACCATCATCACCGGGCGTGCTACTGCCGCCGCTGCGGCGAGAAACTGCACATGCGCCGACGCCACAGCGTGCAGAAGACTCTGGCACTGCTGGTGGTTTCGGTACTGCTCTACATTCCGGCCATGGTGTTGCCGATCATGACCGTCTCGAGTCTCAATGACACGACCACCCAGACCGTCATTGGCGGCGTACTGCTGCTGATCGATCACGGCGACTACCCCATTGCAGCCATCATCTTTCTGGCCAGTGTGGTCATTCCGGTGGCCAAGCTGCTGGCGCTTTTCTGGTTGTGCATCAAGGTTGGCCGGCCACAGCCATGGCGACCGGAGGTGCGCATGACCCTGTATCGGATTACCGAGTTCATCGGCCGATGGTCGATGATCGACGTCTTCGTGGTGGCCCTGCTGGCAGCCCTGGTCAGGCTGGGGCTTTTGATGCATGTCTCGGCCGAGCCCGGCATCATCGCCTTCGGCGGTGTGGTGATCCTGACCATGATCGCCGCGATGAGCTTTGATCCGCGCCTGATCTGGGACGCCGCCGATCATCCGGACCTTGAAAACAACGACATTTCCACATTATCCCCTCAGCCGGTGGTTGCAGGGAAAGCACAGGACACGGGGCAATGA
- the pqiB gene encoding intermembrane transport protein PqiB, protein MSETTAQRKKHRHISPVWLIPLIALLIGGWMLYHTLASRGPEITLIMNNAEGIDAGNTMIKARNVDVGEVTSVSLSEDTSHAVIKARMNPGTDRLLNEETRFWVVKPRIGREGISGLNTVLSGAYIQLQPGHSDNAQESFEMLEQPPVAPPDAKGLRLHLTSAAAGSLNVGDPVLFQGFTVGRVENLEFDTEDRVVHYQLFIQEPYEDLVTSNTRFWLASGINFDLTSEGFSLGLGSLESLVSGGVTFGVPEDIPPGEPVGANSNMVFSLYSDEENALQGSFSHYLRYVVMIDDTVRGLSRGAPVEYRGVRIGTVDTVPYRIDLLQENQVEGFRIPVLIRIEPQRLQAKVDEESLKDWRARIKAMFDHGLRASLKTGNLFTGALFVDTNFVDNPPEQTLTEYNGVTVFPSEPGSFAQIEQKVTGLLDKLNNLPVESSLNRLDSTLASSESLIKELNETASSLNEVLNDESTRGLPSDVQRTLRSIEQTLSSYSSEAPAYGELTSTLKSLEQLMRSLQPAARTISEKPNSLIFNRGEIQDPQPRARP, encoded by the coding sequence ATGAGCGAGACCACCGCGCAGCGAAAGAAGCACCGACATATTTCTCCGGTCTGGCTGATCCCGCTGATTGCGCTTTTGATCGGCGGCTGGATGCTCTATCACACGCTCGCCTCACGCGGGCCGGAAATCACGCTGATCATGAATAATGCCGAAGGTATTGATGCCGGCAACACCATGATCAAGGCGCGCAACGTCGATGTTGGTGAGGTCACCTCGGTATCGCTGTCGGAAGACACCTCTCATGCCGTGATCAAGGCACGCATGAACCCGGGCACCGACCGCCTGCTCAACGAAGAGACCCGCTTCTGGGTCGTCAAGCCTCGCATCGGTCGTGAAGGCATCAGCGGGTTGAACACCGTGCTGTCGGGGGCCTATATCCAGCTGCAGCCGGGGCATTCGGACAATGCCCAGGAGAGCTTTGAAATGCTGGAACAGCCTCCTGTCGCACCGCCGGATGCCAAGGGACTGCGGCTGCACCTGACCAGCGCCGCCGCCGGTTCGCTCAACGTCGGTGACCCGGTCCTGTTTCAGGGCTTTACCGTCGGCCGGGTCGAAAACCTCGAGTTCGATACCGAAGACCGCGTCGTGCACTATCAGCTCTTCATCCAGGAACCCTATGAGGATCTGGTGACCAGCAATACCCGCTTCTGGCTGGCGTCAGGCATCAATTTCGATCTGACCTCCGAAGGCTTCTCGCTGGGACTGGGCTCGCTGGAGTCGCTGGTCAGTGGCGGCGTGACCTTTGGCGTACCGGAAGATATTCCGCCGGGCGAACCGGTGGGGGCCAACAGCAATATGGTCTTTTCCCTGTACAGCGATGAAGAGAACGCGCTGCAGGGCAGCTTCAGCCACTATCTGCGCTACGTGGTCATGATCGATGACACCGTGCGCGGGTTGTCGCGCGGGGCACCGGTTGAATACCGCGGTGTACGCATCGGGACCGTGGATACCGTGCCCTATCGCATCGATCTGCTGCAGGAAAACCAGGTCGAGGGGTTCCGCATCCCGGTACTGATCCGCATCGAGCCTCAGCGACTGCAGGCGAAGGTGGACGAGGAGTCACTCAAGGACTGGCGGGCACGCATCAAGGCCATGTTTGACCATGGCCTGCGCGCTTCGCTCAAGACCGGCAATCTCTTTACCGGCGCGCTCTTTGTGGACACCAACTTCGTGGACAATCCGCCTGAACAGACGCTCACGGAATACAACGGTGTGACCGTCTTCCCCAGCGAACCCGGCAGCTTTGCCCAGATCGAACAGAAGGTCACCGGCCTGCTCGACAAGCTCAACAATCTGCCTGTCGAGTCGTCGCTCAACCGTCTGGATTCGACCCTGGCCAGCTCCGAATCGCTGATCAAGGAGCTCAATGAAACGGCCAGCAGCCTCAATGAAGTGCTCAATGACGAAAGCACTCGTGGTCTGCCCAGCGATGTCCAACGCACGCTGCGCAGCATCGAGCAGACGCTGTCGAGCTACTCGAGCGAGGCACCGGCCTATGGTGAGCTGACCTCGACACTGAAAAGCCTTGAGCAGCTGATGCGCTCGCTGCAACCGGCTGCGCGCACCATCAGCGAGAAACCCAATTCGCTGATCTTTAACCGCGGCGAGATTCAGGATCCGCAACCGAGGGCACGCCCATGA
- a CDS encoding ABC transporter transmembrane domain-containing protein — translation MINRRLLALMLRPLMHNRRRLLLAIVLLLTATAMDVMGPWLTKHYIDTYLVPRDLRVEPLTLLLALYVATQGLAALGRYLQTLYFARIALDAVHALRRRVFRHVMHLPQHVHDATPTGEMVARVTNDTDDLRELYVEFLATVLQNLMLLIGILIAMALMDVKLMLIAATLIPVAAVIIWGYQRASGPAAVEVRRLRAGQNARINEAIGGMSVLQAFNQTERFRARYHDLNVAQYHARLHTIRISALLLRSALDLVGVIILAALLIGYGVDSLVGGAEIGVLYAFVTWLGRVSEPLIEITQRFNIFQQAGVAGTRLLSLLDRPQAAAGDDNRAIESADYRLETLAFRHHGADHNTLDDVTLDIPEGRFIGLVGHTGSGKSTLLDLLGGLQPVTKGRLLLDGRPIETLSPSVINTVMASVPQEPFIRSTTLRDNLLMGLEADEASMARALDEAQLRELIDRLPDGLDTPLGERGLTLSTGERQLLALARALLRQPRILLLDEATASVDSLTESRLNRALAGLKGRVTMVVVAHRLSTIARADEVVVMQAGQIIEHGAPGQLLDNPEGAYYRLWHQPSNDLN, via the coding sequence ATGATCAATCGTCGCCTGCTGGCATTAATGCTGCGCCCGCTCATGCACAATCGCCGTCGCCTGCTGCTGGCCATTGTCCTGCTGCTGACCGCCACCGCCATGGATGTGATGGGCCCCTGGCTGACCAAGCACTATATCGATACCTATCTGGTACCGCGGGATCTTCGCGTCGAGCCGCTGACCCTGCTGCTGGCGCTGTATGTTGCGACTCAGGGGCTGGCGGCGCTTGGGCGCTATCTGCAGACGCTCTATTTTGCCCGCATTGCACTCGACGCCGTGCATGCCCTGCGCCGACGCGTCTTTCGCCACGTCATGCATCTCCCCCAGCACGTCCACGACGCCACGCCCACCGGCGAAATGGTGGCGCGGGTAACCAACGACACCGATGACCTGCGCGAGCTCTACGTCGAGTTTCTGGCTACCGTATTGCAGAATCTGATGCTGTTGATCGGCATCCTGATCGCCATGGCGCTGATGGATGTGAAGCTGATGCTGATTGCCGCCACCCTGATTCCGGTCGCCGCCGTGATCATCTGGGGCTATCAGCGCGCCAGCGGCCCGGCAGCCGTAGAGGTTCGCCGCCTGCGCGCCGGACAGAATGCGCGCATCAACGAGGCAATCGGCGGCATGAGCGTGCTGCAAGCCTTCAACCAGACCGAACGCTTTCGAGCGCGCTATCACGATCTCAACGTGGCGCAGTATCACGCCCGGCTGCATACCATCCGCATTTCAGCGCTGTTGCTGCGCTCGGCGCTGGATCTGGTGGGCGTGATCATTCTGGCGGCGCTTTTAATCGGTTATGGCGTCGACAGTCTGGTGGGCGGGGCAGAAATCGGCGTGCTCTACGCCTTCGTGACCTGGCTGGGGCGCGTCTCCGAGCCGCTGATCGAAATCACCCAGCGCTTTAACATCTTTCAGCAGGCAGGCGTGGCCGGCACGCGGCTACTCTCCTTGCTGGACCGACCGCAGGCGGCCGCCGGCGACGATAACCGGGCAATCGAGTCAGCCGACTATCGACTTGAGACACTGGCGTTTCGCCATCACGGTGCCGATCACAACACGCTTGATGACGTCACCCTCGACATTCCCGAAGGTCGCTTTATCGGGCTGGTCGGCCATACCGGCAGCGGCAAGTCGACGCTGCTGGATCTGCTGGGCGGACTGCAGCCGGTCACCAAAGGCCGTCTGCTGCTCGATGGCCGTCCCATCGAGACGCTCTCACCGTCGGTGATCAACACGGTGATGGCCAGCGTTCCGCAGGAGCCCTTCATTCGCTCGACCACACTCAGAGACAATCTGCTGATGGGACTTGAGGCCGATGAAGCCAGCATGGCGCGCGCCCTTGATGAAGCGCAGTTGCGCGAGCTGATCGACCGTCTGCCCGACGGGCTCGACACGCCTCTGGGCGAGCGGGGCCTGACCCTGTCCACCGGCGAGCGCCAGCTGCTGGCGCTCGCTCGGGCGTTGCTGCGTCAGCCACGTATTCTACTGCTCGATGAGGCCACCGCCAGCGTCGACAGCCTGACCGAATCGCGCCTTAATCGGGCACTGGCCGGTCTCAAGGGGCGGGTCACCATGGTGGTGGTCGCCCACCGGCTTTCAACCATCGCCAGAGCCGATGAGGTGGTCGTCATGCAGGCCGGGCAGATCATCGAACATGGCGCACCCGGACAGCTGCTCGACAATCCCGAGGGCGCCTATTACCGGCTCTGGCATCAGCCGAGCAACGACTTGAACTGA